One genomic region from Prevotella sp. Rep29 encodes:
- the trxA gene encoding thioredoxin: MEVQITSENFESYKTGELPLVVDLWATWCGPCRMLAPIISELAEQYAGRIVVGKCDVEENDDIAMEFGVRNIPTILFFKNGQLVDKFVGATNKATLEEKFNALL; encoded by the coding sequence ATGGAAGTACAGATCACAAGTGAAAATTTTGAAAGTTACAAGACTGGCGAATTGCCATTGGTAGTAGATTTGTGGGCAACATGGTGCGGACCGTGCCGAATGCTGGCGCCCATCATCTCTGAACTGGCTGAGCAATATGCAGGACGCATCGTCGTCGGCAAGTGCGATGTAGAGGAGAATGACGATATCGCTATGGAGTTTGGCGTGCGCAACATCCCGACCATTCTATTCTTTAAGAACGGACAGCTTGTTGACAAATTCGTGGGTGCTACCAACAAGGCAACTCTCGAAGAGAAATTCAATGCCCTGTTGTAA
- the tsaE gene encoding tRNA (adenosine(37)-N6)-threonylcarbamoyltransferase complex ATPase subunit type 1 TsaE produces the protein MEIHISDIGQIRNAAHQFIEYLGDKRIFAFHGGMGAGKTTFIKAVCEELGVEDVITSPTFAIVNEYAITNPPSTCTHIPSTIYHFDFYRIHKLEEVYDMGFEDYLSGDAFCFIEWPELVEDMLPTDAVNISIDENADGSRTIIIE, from the coding sequence ATGGAAATCCACATCAGCGACATCGGACAAATCCGCAATGCGGCACACCAATTTATTGAATATTTAGGCGACAAACGAATATTCGCATTCCACGGCGGCATGGGAGCCGGGAAAACCACTTTCATCAAAGCCGTCTGCGAAGAACTTGGCGTAGAAGACGTGATAACCTCCCCCACCTTCGCCATCGTCAACGAGTATGCCATCACCAACCCTCCTTCAACCTGCACACACATCCCTTCAACCATCTACCATTTCGACTTCTATCGCATCCACAAACTCGAAGAGGTCTATGATATGGGATTTGAGGACTACCTCAGCGGTGATGCATTCTGCTTCATTGAATGGCCCGAACTCGTTGAAGACATGCTGCCAACCGATGCTGTCAATATCAGTATTGATGAAAATGCAGACGGAAGCAGGACCATTATTATAGAATAG
- a CDS encoding bifunctional response regulator/alkaline phosphatase family protein: MSNGLLLWADDEMELLKAHILFLQKKGYDVVTVTNGTDAIELCKQKSFDLILLDEMMPGLTGLETLQQIKEISPATPVVMVTKSEEENIMNQAIGAKIADYLIKPVNPNQILLTLKKNIHSKEIVTETTQSNYQQEFQNIAMQIADCKNHQDWMDVYRKLVRWELELSSTDSSMTEMLQMQKEEANIGFAKYIKNNYIQWIQARTEMKAPAEGDDRPLMSPDVFKNKIFPLLDQGEKVFLIVIDNFRYDHWRVLSQEIGDIFDINEELYMSILPTATQYARNAIFSGLMPTQIAQMFPELWVDEDDEEGKNLNEEPLIRTQIERFRRHDTFSYHKINDSAGAEAFMQQFKNLERNDLNVVVFNFIDMLSHARTESKMVRELANDEKAYRALTLNWFRHSVMAELFRMIAQAGYKTVITTDHGSIRANRPVKIIGDRNTNTNLRYKLGKNLSYNQKDLFTIKDPRQAQLPAPNISTTYVFATGTDFFAYPNNYNYYVSYYKNTFQHGGISMEEMIIPIVTLTPRRR, from the coding sequence ATGAGCAACGGATTATTACTTTGGGCTGACGACGAGATGGAACTTCTCAAAGCCCACATTCTTTTCTTACAGAAAAAAGGCTATGATGTTGTGACCGTCACCAACGGGACGGACGCCATTGAATTGTGCAAGCAAAAAAGTTTCGACCTCATACTCCTCGACGAGATGATGCCTGGACTCACGGGACTTGAAACATTGCAACAGATCAAGGAAATATCGCCGGCAACTCCTGTCGTCATGGTGACCAAAAGCGAAGAAGAGAACATCATGAACCAAGCTATCGGTGCCAAAATAGCAGACTATCTCATCAAACCCGTCAATCCCAATCAAATACTTCTTACACTCAAGAAGAACATCCATAGTAAGGAAATTGTCACAGAAACGACGCAGAGTAACTATCAACAGGAATTTCAGAACATTGCCATGCAGATTGCCGATTGCAAGAATCACCAAGACTGGATGGATGTGTACCGGAAACTGGTGCGTTGGGAACTGGAGCTGAGCAGTACCGACTCGTCGATGACTGAGATGCTTCAAATGCAGAAGGAAGAAGCCAATATCGGATTTGCGAAATATATAAAAAACAACTACATCCAGTGGATACAGGCGCGTACAGAGATGAAAGCACCTGCGGAAGGTGACGACCGTCCACTCATGAGTCCCGACGTTTTCAAGAACAAAATATTCCCGTTGCTCGATCAGGGAGAGAAAGTCTTTCTGATTGTGATAGACAATTTTCGATACGACCACTGGCGCGTACTCTCACAAGAGATTGGCGACATCTTCGATATCAATGAAGAACTCTACATGAGTATTCTTCCCACTGCCACACAATACGCAAGAAACGCCATATTCAGCGGACTTATGCCGACCCAAATCGCACAAATGTTTCCTGAACTATGGGTGGATGAAGACGATGAAGAGGGAAAGAATCTCAACGAGGAACCACTCATCCGCACACAGATAGAACGTTTTCGGAGACACGACACGTTCTCTTATCACAAGATTAACGACTCCGCCGGAGCCGAAGCGTTCATGCAACAATTTAAGAACCTTGAGCGAAATGACCTCAACGTCGTAGTGTTCAACTTCATCGACATGCTCTCACATGCCCGCACGGAGTCGAAGATGGTGCGCGAACTCGCCAATGACGAGAAAGCCTATCGTGCACTCACACTCAACTGGTTCCGCCATTCGGTGATGGCTGAACTCTTCAGAATGATTGCACAGGCAGGATACAAGACGGTCATCACTACCGACCACGGCAGCATACGGGCAAACAGACCCGTGAAAATCATCGGAGACAGAAACACCAATACCAATCTCAGGTATAAACTGGGGAAAAACCTCAGCTACAACCAGAAAGACCTGTTCACCATCAAGGACCCCAGGCAAGCACAACTGCCTGCCCCCAACATCAGTACGACATACGTATTTGCGACAGGCACAGACTTCTTTGCCTATCCGAACAACTACAACTACTATGTCTCCTACTACAAAAACACGTTCCAACATGGAGGAATATCCATGGAAGAGATGATTATCCCCATTGTCACACTCACTCCAAGGAGAAGATAA
- a CDS encoding tetratricopeptide repeat protein yields MIAAIIMTGCSTQKNTAGSRWWHSFNARYNTYYNGAVAYIDGSLEKENGNRDNFTELLPLYTVGNKGSREIGKAHFDRAIEKSKKAIKQHSIKKRPEWSSNKRKTAKDVEWLNRREYNPFLWKAWILMGRAQFHQGAFEDAASTFAYMARLYHTQPAILGKARAWLAKCYIENGWMYDAEDVIRNMQRDSMDWRAVKEWDYTFADYYIHTKEYDKAIPYLRKVIKHEMRRKQRAREWFLMGQLQRLVGNKEEAYKAYQRVLRQHPPYEMEFNARIAMTEVMSEKNAKQTINRLKRMAASDNNKDYLDQVYYAIGNIYLTQRDTANAIAAYEKGNEKGTRNGIEKGVLLLKLGDLYWLQEKFSDAKRCYGAAIGMLDKDRADYEQLSERSVMLDELVPYTEAVHLQDSLQRLAQMSEKDRNDAIDRVIEALKKKEKEERRNQAEAEAQQRRQQGEWNEADSQSPQPTTTPGRSTTWYFYNPLAISQGKTQFQRLWGKRENVDNWQRSNKTVVGSFDDVGEMTDEQRDSIMRAEAIEDSLKNVSDSAQNDPHRREYYLAQIPFTEEQVRESNLIIMDGLHHAGVIFKDKLNNLNLSEKHLRRVTDQYPEYEHMDDVYYHLFLLYSRLGEHHTAENYIARLKAQFPESQWTALLTDPYFKENAVFGTHMEDSLYAATYEAFKANRLSEVAANRRLSDTRFPLGANRDKFIFIGGLSKLNDGDANGCIEDMKTIVKDFPNSRISEMAGMIVNGVNAGKRLRGGRFDLTDVWDRRSLVLNDISDSTEAKTFVPDRDINFAFLLVYHPDSVNENQMLYELARFNFTNYLVRNFDIAIEDIDGISRMSVTGFRSFDEAHLYAQQLYANPNITRLTAKTRGVIISEKNLPLLGTNFSYKEYEDFYNKNFAPLKVTELYLLTEPSDIGTDSDPELNDLRTEEPDEKKLQGNENENINNEFIIPEEPVKTVEPENNGTIIVPTEPVKTAEPENNSTIIVPTEPVKTAEPENNSTIIVPTEPVKTAEPENNSTIIVPTEPVKTAEPEKPKSTITPPTEKNNIIVIPEDDRQPLSDDIFIIEEPTGAQKTGTPKKNTNTQTPRQQQNNNEPEIFFEEDLPPVKPSAKTQNKKEKDKENKDKENKEKEKQTKKPANELDKENKEKKKQTKKPANELEDEYYELEGF; encoded by the coding sequence ATGATAGCGGCTATCATCATGACAGGTTGTTCTACGCAGAAGAATACTGCGGGGAGCCGGTGGTGGCACTCGTTCAATGCGAGGTATAACACGTATTATAATGGTGCAGTGGCGTATATCGACGGTTCGTTGGAAAAGGAGAACGGTAATCGTGACAATTTCACGGAGTTGCTTCCGCTCTATACTGTCGGCAACAAGGGCAGCAGGGAGATAGGAAAGGCTCATTTCGACCGTGCCATCGAGAAATCGAAGAAGGCAATCAAGCAACACAGCATAAAGAAGCGTCCGGAATGGTCGTCGAACAAGCGAAAGACTGCCAAGGACGTTGAGTGGCTCAATCGCCGTGAATACAATCCTTTTCTATGGAAAGCATGGATTCTCATGGGGCGGGCTCAATTCCACCAAGGAGCATTTGAGGATGCCGCTTCGACATTTGCCTATATGGCACGACTGTACCATACACAACCTGCGATTCTCGGTAAGGCGCGTGCGTGGCTTGCAAAGTGTTATATTGAAAACGGTTGGATGTATGATGCGGAGGACGTGATTCGGAACATGCAACGTGACTCTATGGACTGGCGTGCCGTGAAGGAGTGGGACTACACTTTTGCTGATTACTATATACACACGAAGGAATATGACAAGGCTATTCCTTATCTCAGGAAGGTAATCAAGCACGAGATGAGGCGTAAGCAGCGTGCACGGGAATGGTTTTTGATGGGGCAGTTGCAGAGGCTTGTCGGCAACAAGGAAGAGGCTTATAAGGCATACCAACGCGTGTTGCGACAGCATCCGCCTTATGAAATGGAGTTCAATGCCCGCATTGCAATGACGGAGGTGATGTCGGAAAAGAATGCGAAGCAAACCATCAACCGCCTCAAGCGAATGGCTGCTTCAGACAACAACAAGGACTATCTTGACCAGGTGTATTATGCCATAGGCAATATCTATCTGACACAAAGGGATACAGCCAATGCGATCGCTGCCTACGAGAAAGGCAACGAGAAAGGGACGAGAAACGGTATTGAAAAGGGTGTCCTGCTGCTCAAACTGGGTGATTTGTATTGGCTGCAGGAAAAATTCAGCGATGCCAAGCGCTGTTATGGAGCAGCAATCGGTATGTTGGACAAGGACCGTGCAGACTATGAGCAGCTGTCTGAACGGTCGGTGATGCTCGACGAACTGGTTCCTTACACGGAGGCTGTGCATCTGCAGGATTCTCTGCAACGACTTGCACAGATGTCGGAAAAGGACAGGAATGATGCCATTGACCGGGTTATTGAGGCCTTGAAAAAGAAGGAGAAGGAAGAGAGGCGCAATCAGGCAGAGGCAGAGGCTCAGCAGCGAAGGCAGCAAGGCGAATGGAACGAGGCAGACAGCCAATCTCCGCAGCCTACGACAACGCCAGGCAGATCGACGACCTGGTATTTCTATAACCCGCTTGCCATCAGTCAAGGAAAAACACAATTCCAACGGTTATGGGGAAAGCGCGAGAATGTTGACAACTGGCAGCGCAGCAACAAGACTGTGGTAGGCAGCTTCGATGATGTTGGCGAGATGACCGACGAACAGCGCGACTCTATCATGCGAGCCGAAGCAATAGAAGACTCGTTGAAGAATGTGAGCGACAGTGCACAAAACGACCCTCACAGACGGGAATATTATCTCGCACAGATTCCTTTTACGGAAGAACAGGTTCGTGAAAGTAACCTCATCATCATGGATGGTCTGCACCATGCAGGGGTAATATTCAAAGACAAGCTGAACAACCTGAATCTCAGCGAAAAGCATCTGCGTCGCGTGACCGACCAATATCCGGAGTACGAGCACATGGACGATGTATATTATCATCTGTTCTTGCTTTATTCACGATTGGGAGAACATCACACTGCCGAAAACTATATAGCAAGACTGAAAGCGCAATTTCCAGAGAGTCAATGGACGGCTTTACTGACCGACCCCTACTTCAAGGAAAACGCCGTATTTGGAACGCACATGGAAGACTCGCTGTATGCTGCTACATACGAAGCATTCAAAGCCAATCGTCTCAGCGAAGTGGCTGCCAACAGGCGGCTGTCGGACACCCGATTCCCGTTGGGAGCCAACCGTGACAAGTTTATTTTCATTGGAGGACTCAGCAAACTCAACGACGGAGATGCCAACGGATGTATCGAAGATATGAAGACGATTGTGAAGGACTTCCCCAACAGCCGTATCAGCGAGATGGCAGGAATGATTGTCAACGGCGTAAATGCCGGAAAACGACTGCGAGGCGGGAGGTTTGACCTGACGGATGTTTGGGACAGGCGCTCACTGGTTCTCAACGACATCAGTGATTCAACGGAAGCTAAGACTTTCGTTCCTGACAGGGACATCAATTTTGCTTTTTTACTGGTTTATCATCCTGACTCTGTCAATGAGAACCAAATGCTCTACGAACTGGCAAGATTCAACTTTACCAACTATCTTGTCAGAAACTTCGACATCGCCATTGAAGACATTGACGGTATCAGCAGGATGTCGGTAACAGGATTCCGCAGTTTCGACGAAGCACACCTATATGCCCAGCAACTGTATGCGAACCCGAATATCACGAGACTAACTGCCAAAACGCGCGGTGTGATTATCAGCGAGAAAAACCTTCCATTGCTGGGGACTAATTTCAGTTATAAAGAATACGAAGACTTCTACAACAAGAATTTTGCACCTCTCAAAGTCACCGAACTGTATCTGCTGACTGAGCCGTCGGATATTGGCACCGATTCTGATCCTGAACTGAACGACTTAAGAACGGAAGAGCCTGACGAGAAGAAGTTGCAGGGCAATGAAAATGAGAATATCAACAACGAGTTCATTATACCGGAAGAACCCGTGAAGACTGTTGAGCCTGAGAATAACGGTACGATTATAGTGCCGACAGAACCTGTGAAGACTGCGGAACCGGAGAATAACAGCACGATTATAGTGCCGACAGAACCTGTGAAGACTGCGGAACCGGAGAATAACAGCACGATTATAGTGCCGACAGAACCTGTGAAGACTGCGGAACCGGAGAATAACAGCACGATTATAGTGCCGACAGAACCTGTGAAGACTGCGGAACCGGAGAAACCCAAGTCAACTATTACGCCACCTACTGAAAAAAATAACATTATCGTCATACCTGAAGATGACCGCCAACCATTGAGCGATGACATCTTTATTATAGAAGAGCCAACGGGAGCGCAAAAGACGGGTACTCCGAAGAAGAACACCAATACACAGACACCACGTCAACAGCAGAACAACAATGAGCCCGAGATATTCTTCGAGGAAGACTTGCCACCCGTAAAACCAAGTGCCAAGACACAAAATAAGAAGGAAAAGGATAAAGAGAACAAAGATAAAGAGAACAAAGAAAAAGAGAAGCAAACGAAGAAGCCTGCCAACGAATTGGATAAAGAGAACAAAGAAAAAAAGAAGCAAACGAAGAAGCCTGCCAACGAATTGGAGGACGAATATTACGAATTAGAAGGATTTTGA
- the aroA gene encoding 3-phosphoshikimate 1-carboxyvinyltransferase gives MRYTLKAPEQLKADIALPPSKSISNRALIISALTENAKETENLSACDDTLVMVRALREMPPVIDVEGSGTAMRFLTAYLSIQEGTHVITGSERMKQRPIRILVEALRRMGAQIEYLEEEGFPPLRIIGGKIDGGKTEMQADVSSQYVSALLLIGPTLPKGLEIRLIGSITSRPYIDLTLCVMRDFGAKADWTSADTIKVEPGGYQPVRFAIESDWTAASYWYELVALSRHSDPQVSLQGLIDGSRQGDATVRYLFSMMGVKTKFATEGQGIPTEVTLKKHDHRLPHMDYDFINQPDLAQTLIVSCCLKEIPFRFKGLSTLRIKESDRIEALRNELRKLGYIVEVEGEDELVWDGQRMQAEAHPVIETYDDHRMALAFAPACMVFPSITINHPEVVYKSYPDFWKHLRQAGIEITEEP, from the coding sequence ATGCGATACACGCTCAAGGCTCCGGAACAGTTGAAGGCAGACATTGCGCTGCCTCCCTCAAAAAGCATCAGCAACCGGGCACTGATTATCAGTGCGCTCACAGAAAACGCGAAGGAGACAGAAAACCTTTCCGCCTGTGACGACACGCTGGTGATGGTGCGGGCATTGAGAGAAATGCCTCCTGTGATTGACGTGGAAGGTTCGGGAACTGCGATGCGTTTCCTCACCGCCTACCTGTCGATACAGGAGGGAACGCATGTGATTACCGGCTCGGAGCGCATGAAGCAACGCCCAATAAGGATACTCGTGGAGGCGCTCCGAAGGATGGGAGCCCAGATTGAATACTTAGAGGAAGAGGGGTTCCCGCCCCTGAGGATTATCGGTGGGAAGATAGACGGCGGCAAGACAGAGATGCAAGCGGATGTCAGTTCACAATACGTCTCTGCCCTGCTGCTGATTGGTCCCACGCTGCCGAAAGGACTGGAAATCAGACTGATTGGCAGTATCACATCACGCCCCTATATCGACCTGACGCTTTGTGTCATGCGCGATTTCGGGGCAAAAGCGGACTGGACGAGTGCTGACACCATCAAGGTGGAACCAGGTGGCTATCAGCCTGTCCGCTTCGCCATAGAGAGTGACTGGACTGCAGCCTCGTATTGGTATGAACTGGTTGCGCTGAGCCGACATAGCGACCCGCAGGTCTCCCTGCAAGGACTTATTGATGGTTCCAGACAAGGAGATGCCACGGTCCGCTACCTGTTCAGCATGATGGGCGTAAAGACCAAATTCGCCACGGAGGGACAGGGTATTCCCACCGAAGTGACCCTCAAGAAGCATGACCACCGACTGCCACACATGGATTATGATTTCATCAATCAACCCGACCTTGCACAGACACTCATCGTCAGTTGCTGCCTGAAGGAAATCCCTTTCCGTTTCAAGGGACTCAGCACGCTGCGCATCAAGGAGTCAGACCGCATAGAAGCGCTTCGAAACGAGTTGCGGAAGTTGGGGTACATTGTAGAAGTGGAGGGTGAGGACGAACTGGTCTGGGACGGGCAGCGGATGCAGGCTGAAGCACATCCCGTCATTGAGACGTATGACGACCACCGCATGGCACTTGCTTTTGCTCCCGCCTGTATGGTGTTTCCGTCCATTACAATCAACCACCCTGAAGTTGTTTACAAATCATATCCCGATTTCTGGAAACATCTGCGACAGGCAGGGATAGAAATCACTGAAGAACCTTAA
- a CDS encoding OPT family oligopeptide transporter, whose product MEENLKEMGQLPENAFRELKEGEEYQPVMSPEHSYPEVNGWSVTWGVLMAVLFSAAAAYLGLKVGQVFEAAIPIAIIAVGVSTATKRRNALGENVIIQSIGACSGAVVAGAIFTLPAIYILQNKYPEMTASFLNVFLSSLLGGIIGILFLIPFRKYFVKDMHGKYPFPEATATTQVLMSGAKGGSQAKPLLLAGLVGGLYDFIVATFGWWNELFTSRVVGFGETLADKAKLVFKLNTGSAVLGLGFIIGLKYTFIICLGSLFIWWIVVPGMAVLFSGQVLDQWDPSIETAVNEMLPEQIFTAYGKSIGIGGIAMAGIIGIIKSWGIIKGAVSLAAKEMKGKGAGMEEVKRTQRDISFKIIAIGSIVTILITFLFFWLGVMQGNILFAVVGILLVAVIAFLFTTVAANAIAIVGSNPVSGMTLMTLILASVVMVAVGLKGTGGMVAALIMGGVVCTALSMAGAFITDLKIGYWLGTTPKKQEVWKFLGTLVSAATVGGVIMLLNKTYGFTTGQLAAPQANAMAAVIDPLMNGVGAPWLLYAIGATIAIVLTLCKVPALPFALGMFIPIQLNLPLLVGGLVNWFVTTRSKDEKVNSERGEKGTLIASGFIAGGALMGVVSALLRFGGVHLTNEEWLNTAMSEVCSLGAYICLIVYFILATRVKKN is encoded by the coding sequence ATGGAAGAGAATCTGAAAGAAATGGGGCAGTTGCCCGAAAACGCTTTTCGTGAGTTGAAAGAGGGCGAAGAATACCAGCCCGTGATGTCGCCCGAGCATTCCTATCCTGAAGTCAACGGATGGTCGGTGACGTGGGGTGTGCTCATGGCGGTGCTGTTTTCTGCCGCTGCCGCTTATTTGGGACTGAAAGTGGGTCAGGTGTTCGAGGCAGCCATCCCGATTGCCATCATCGCCGTGGGCGTATCGACAGCCACCAAGCGCCGCAACGCGCTGGGCGAGAACGTCATCATCCAGAGTATCGGAGCCTGCTCGGGTGCAGTGGTTGCCGGTGCGATATTCACGCTGCCTGCCATCTACATCCTGCAGAACAAGTATCCTGAGATGACGGCATCGTTCCTCAACGTGTTCCTGTCGTCGCTGCTGGGCGGTATCATCGGCATCCTGTTCCTGATACCTTTCCGCAAATATTTCGTGAAGGACATGCACGGCAAGTATCCCTTCCCCGAAGCCACGGCAACGACACAGGTGCTCATGAGCGGAGCAAAGGGCGGCAGCCAGGCTAAGCCGCTGCTGCTGGCAGGTCTTGTCGGCGGTCTGTACGACTTCATCGTCGCCACGTTCGGCTGGTGGAACGAACTGTTCACCTCGCGCGTTGTAGGCTTTGGCGAAACGCTCGCCGACAAGGCGAAGCTCGTCTTCAAGCTGAACACGGGTTCGGCAGTGCTGGGTCTCGGCTTCATCATCGGTCTGAAATACACCTTTATTATATGTCTCGGTTCGCTGTTCATCTGGTGGATTGTCGTTCCGGGCATGGCAGTGCTTTTCTCCGGACAAGTTCTTGACCAATGGGACCCGAGCATTGAGACAGCCGTCAATGAGATGTTGCCCGAACAAATCTTCACGGCTTACGGCAAGAGCATCGGCATCGGCGGTATTGCCATGGCTGGTATCATCGGCATCATCAAGTCGTGGGGCATCATCAAGGGTGCCGTTTCGCTTGCAGCGAAGGAGATGAAAGGCAAAGGTGCCGGCATGGAAGAGGTGAAACGCACGCAGCGCGACATCTCATTCAAGATTATCGCCATCGGCTCTATCGTCACGATACTCATTACCTTCCTGTTCTTCTGGCTGGGCGTGATGCAAGGCAACATTCTCTTTGCGGTTGTCGGCATCCTGCTCGTTGCGGTGATTGCCTTCCTGTTCACGACCGTTGCAGCAAACGCGATTGCCATTGTCGGCTCTAATCCTGTTTCGGGCATGACGCTCATGACGCTGATTCTGGCATCGGTGGTGATGGTGGCAGTAGGACTGAAAGGCACGGGCGGTATGGTGGCAGCGCTCATCATGGGCGGCGTGGTCTGCACGGCGCTGTCGATGGCAGGTGCATTCATCACCGACCTGAAAATCGGTTACTGGCTGGGAACGACCCCGAAGAAGCAAGAAGTGTGGAAATTCCTCGGAACGCTGGTTTCTGCAGCGACCGTCGGCGGTGTCATCATGCTGCTGAACAAGACCTACGGCTTTACGACCGGTCAGCTGGCTGCGCCACAGGCAAATGCGATGGCTGCGGTCATCGACCCGCTGATGAACGGTGTCGGTGCTCCGTGGTTGCTGTATGCCATCGGTGCGACGATTGCCATCGTGCTGACCCTCTGCAAAGTGCCAGCCCTTCCGTTCGCACTCGGTATGTTCATCCCCATTCAGCTCAACCTGCCACTTCTGGTCGGCGGACTGGTCAACTGGTTTGTTACCACACGCAGTAAAGACGAGAAGGTGAACAGCGAGCGTGGCGAGAAGGGAACGCTGATTGCCAGCGGATTCATTGCCGGAGGAGCGCTGATGGGTGTTGTCAGTGCGCTGCTACGCTTTGGCGGTGTGCATCTGACCAATGAGGAATGGCTCAACACAGCCATGTCTGAAGTATGCTCGCTCGGTGCTTATATCTGTCTGATTGTTTACTTCATCCTTGCAACCCGCGTAAAGAAAAACTAA